The following are from one region of the Entelurus aequoreus isolate RoL-2023_Sb linkage group LG17, RoL_Eaeq_v1.1, whole genome shotgun sequence genome:
- the LOC133632506 gene encoding gastrula zinc finger protein XlCGF71.1-like isoform X3 translates to MRTHTDNKHSECSTKKRGKTCLSCSVCAESFTKKSSLTLHMRTHTGEKPFKCSVCDKSFSRNSILTEHMRTHTGEKPFSCSVCGVSFSQNSHLTQHMTTHTGEKPFNCSVCCKSFSVKNNLTQHMRTHTGEKTFNCSVCGKSFYGKSNLTEHMRTHTGEKPFSCTVCGKSFSGKSSLTEHMRTHTGEKPFSCTVCGKSFSSKSNLTKHMTTHTGEKPYKCSVCGKSLSKNSQLTRHMRTHTGEKPFSCSVCCKRFTHNADTVKHIRTHKGK, encoded by the coding sequence atgaggactcacactgacaacaaacactctgaatgctctacaaagaagagaggtaaaacatgtttgagctgctcagtttgtgctgaaagttttactaaaaagagcagtttgactctacacatgagaacacacacaggtgaaaaaccatttaaatgttcagtttgtgataaaagcttttctcgaaatagcattttgactgaacacatgagaacgcacacaggtgaaaaaccatttagttgttcagtttgtggcgtcagcttttctcaaaatagccatttgactcaacacatgacaacacacacaggtgaaaaaccatttaattgttcagtttgttgcaaaagcttttctgttaagaataatttgactcaacacatgagaacacacacaggtgaaaaaacatttaattgttcagtttgtggcaaaagcttttatgGTAAGAgcaatttgactgaacacatgagaacacacacaggtgaaaaaccatttagttgtacagtttgtggcaaaagcttttctggtAAAAgcagtttgactgaacacatgagaacacacacaggtgaaaaaccatttagttgtacagtttgtggcaaaagcttttctagtAAGAGcaatttgactaaacacatgacaacacacacaggtgaaaaaccatataagtgttcagtttgtggcaaaagcttgtcTAAAAATAGCcaattgactcgacacatgagaacacacactggagaaaaaccatttagttgttcagtgtgctgtaaaaggttcacacataatgcagacacagtaaaacacataagaacacacaagggaaaataa
- the LOC133632506 gene encoding uncharacterized protein LOC133632506 isoform X4: MTYSFFSKDPQEHQHHVRLVLQRLLENRLFVKAEKFLGRNHRQDPRRNHPSTLQYYRHGHLESGGSCPRLLERETGTSWRISQQIICSSGTSSSSFGVGAFQCLLLSWIFNALFPSSAGGFGGHPWLRIPVSLSPHAVLVHEINHPTDCRQDCCVLFPSPVAHGLTYLWISLLVFPHPKFTSRVWQAESARELGPRSVSLLVIIRRVMVRLKELTRVWRPCCPAFPPDNHPPGASFCHGSNLLITP; this comes from the exons ATGACATATTCATTTTTTTCCAAAGACCCTCAGGAACACCAGCACCACGTCCGTCTCGTTCTTCAAAGATTACTGGAGAACCGTCTATTTGTCAAGGCTGAAAAAT TTCTCGGAAGAAACCACCGACAAGACCCCAGAAGAAACCATCCTTCCACCCTCCAGTATTATCGGCATGGTCATTTGGAAAGTGGAGGGTCTTGTCCAAGACTCCTTGAAAGAGAGACCGGGACCAGCTGGCGGATCTCCCAACAGATTATTTGTTCATCGGGAACTTCGTCTTCAAGTTTTGGAGTGGGGGCATTCCAGTGTCTTCTCCTGTCGTGGATTTTCAACGCACTCTTTCCTTCATCCGCCGGcggttttggtggccatccatggctaaGGATACCCGTGAGTTTATCGCCGCATGCAGTACTTGTGCACGAAATAAACCATCCCACAGACTGCCGGCAGGACTGCTGTGTCCTCTTCCCGTCCCCAGTCGCCCATGGTCTCACATATCTATGGATTTCATTACTGGTTTTCCCCCATCCCAAG TTCACATCCAGAGTGTGGCAGGCAGAATCTGCAAGGGAATTGGGGCCACGGTCAGTCTCACTTCTGGTTATCATCCGCAGAGTAATGGTCAGGCTGAAAGAGCTAACCAGAGTGTGGAGACCATGTTGCCCTGCATTTCCGCCCGACAACCATCCTCCTGGAGCAAGTTTCTGCCATGGGTCGAATTTGCTTATAACTCCATGA
- the LOC133632522 gene encoding zinc finger protein OZF-like: MDDYCYAKMATSAKREHERESAPPTSSKSPTGIKTKDEDVQQLIGNPEEVSPQLGGSSTLKQETPQPPCIKKEEEDLCITQEGECLLGREEADYTKFPLSILSVKTEDDEEKPQVDNLLAPLSDSEAEDEVEVTLSSDTDCEGDMRTHTDNKHSECSSKKRGKTCLSCSVCAKSFTTECNLTRHMRTHTGEKTCYCSVCGKSFSQNSHLTQHMRTHTGEKTCYCSVCGKGFFRNIHLTQHMTTHTGEKPFNCSICGKSFTVKNNLTKHMRTHTGEKPFSCSVCGKRFFSKSNLTEHMKTHTGEKPFSCTVCGKSFFGKSNLTEHMRTHTGEKPFSCTVCGKSFSVKSNLTKHMTTHTGEKPYKCSVCGKSFSRNSQLTRHMITHTGEKTFSCSVCCKRFPHNTDAVKHKRTHKGK; this comes from the exons atggacgactactgctatgctaagatggcgacgtccgctaaaagagaacatgaaagagaatcagcgccaccaacttccagcaaatcaccaacggggataaagacgaaagatgaag acgtccagcagctgatcggtaatccagaagaagtttcccctcagttaggggggagctccactttgaagcaggagactccacaaccaccctgcattaaaaaggaagaggaggacctctgcatcactcaggagggagagtgtcttctaggacgagaggaagctgattacaccaagtttccactgagtatactctctgtgaagactgaagatgatgaagagaaaccacaagtagacaacctcttagctccactatcagatagtgaggctgaagatgaggttgaagtaactttgagcagcgatacagactgtgaaggtgatatgaggactcacactgacaacaaacactctgaatgctcttcaaagaagagaggtaaaacatgtttgagctgctcagtttgtgctaaaagtttTACTACAGAGTGcaatttgactcgacacatgagaacacacacaggagaaaaaacatgttattgttcagtttgtggcaaaagcttttctcaaaatagccatttgactcaacacatgagaacacacacaggagaaaaaacatgttattgttcagtttgtggcaaaggcTTTTTTCGAAATAttcatttgactcaacacatgacaacacacacaggtgaaaaaccatttaattgttcaatttgtggcaaaagctttactGTTAAGAAtaatttgactaaacacatgagaacacacacaggggaaaaaccgttcagttgttcagtttgtggcaaacgtTTTTTTAGTAAGAgcaatttgactgaacacatgaaaacgcacacaggtgaaaaaccatttagttgtacagtttgtggcaaaagttttTTTGGTAAGAgcaatttgactgaacacatgagaacacacacaggtgaaaaaccatttagttgtacagtttgtggcaaaagcttttctgttaagagcaatttgactaaacacatgacaacacacacaggtgaaaaaccatataagtgttcagtttgtggcaaaagcttttctagaaatagccaattgactcgacacatgataacacacactggagaaaaaacatttagttgttcagtgtgctgtaaaaggttcccacaTAATACAGATGCagtaaaacacaaaagaacacacaagggaaaataa
- the LOC133632506 gene encoding zinc finger protein OZF-like isoform X2 yields MEGSLCFSTEIFGKNVQQCQPATQSGPRLLSWPTSTATFQRPSPSDVQQLISNPEEVSPQLGGSSTLKQETPQPPCIKKEEEELCITQEGECLLGREEADYTKFPLSILSVKTEDDEEKPQVDNLLAPLSDSEAEDEVEEPLSSDKDCEGDMRTHTDNKHSECSTKKRGKTCLSCSVCAESFTKKSSLTLHMRTHTGEKPFKCSVCDKSFSRNSILTEHMRTHTGEKPFSCSVCGVSFSQNSHLTQHMTTHTGEKPFNCSVCCKSFSVKNNLTQHMRTHTGEKTFNCSVCGKSFYGKSNLTEHMRTHTGEKPFSCTVCGKSFSGKSSLTEHMRTHTGEKPFSCTVCGKSFSSKSNLTKHMTTHTGEKPYKCSVCGKSLSKNSQLTRHMRTHTGEKPFSCSVCCKRFTHNADTVKHIRTHKGK; encoded by the exons ATGGAAGGCAGCCTGTGCTTCTCTACTGAAATCTTCGGAAAGAATGTGCAACAGTGCCAACCGGCGACGCAATCCGGCCCCCGTTTACTCTCCTGGCCAACAAGTACTGCTACGTTCCAAAGACCTTCACCTTCAG acgtccagcagctgatcagtaatccagaagaagtttcccctcagttaggggggagctccactttgaagcaggagactccacaaccaccctgcattaaaaaggaagaggaggaactctgcatcactcaggagggagagtgtcttctaggacgagaggaagctgattacaccaagtttccactgagtattctctctgtgaagactgaagatgatgaagagaaaccacaagtagacaacctcttagctccactatcagatagtgaggctgaagacgaggttgaagaacctttgagcagcgataaagactgtgaaggtgatatgaggactcacactgacaacaaacactctgaatgctctacaaagaagagaggtaaaacatgtttgagctgctcagtttgtgctgaaagttttactaaaaagagcagtttgactctacacatgagaacacacacaggtgaaaaaccatttaaatgttcagtttgtgataaaagcttttctcgaaatagcattttgactgaacacatgagaacgcacacaggtgaaaaaccatttagttgttcagtttgtggcgtcagcttttctcaaaatagccatttgactcaacacatgacaacacacacaggtgaaaaaccatttaattgttcagtttgttgcaaaagcttttctgttaagaataatttgactcaacacatgagaacacacacaggtgaaaaaacatttaattgttcagtttgtggcaaaagcttttatgGTAAGAgcaatttgactgaacacatgagaacacacacaggtgaaaaaccatttagttgtacagtttgtggcaaaagcttttctggtAAAAgcagtttgactgaacacatgagaacacacacaggtgaaaaaccatttagttgtacagtttgtggcaaaagcttttctagtAAGAGcaatttgactaaacacatgacaacacacacaggtgaaaaaccatataagtgttcagtttgtggcaaaagcttgtcTAAAAATAGCcaattgactcgacacatgagaacacacactggagaaaaaccatttagttgttcagtgtgctgtaaaaggttcacacataatgcagacacagtaaaacacataagaacacacaagggaaaataa
- the LOC133632551 gene encoding gastrula zinc finger protein XlCGF17.1-like, with product MRTHTDNKHSECSTKKRGKTCLSCSVCAESFTKKSSLTRHMRTHTGEKTFICSVCGKSFSQNSILTEHMRTHTGEKPYKCSMCGKSFSVKSNLTKHMRTHTGEKPFNCSVCGKRFSQNSCLTRHMRTHTGEKPCTCSVCGKSFSQNSYLIKHMRTHTGEKPFHCSVCGNSFSQNSNLSQHMRTHTGEKTCNCSVCGKSFSVKSNLTEHMRTHTGEKPFNCSVCCKSFSVKSNLTEHMRTHIGEKTFNCSVCGKSFSVKSNLTEHMRTHTGVKPLNCSVCGTSFSHNGSLWRHMRTHAGEKSFSCSVCCKRFQHKADAVKHTRTHKGK from the coding sequence atgaggactcacactgacaacaaacactctgaatgctctacaaagaagagaggtaaaacatgtttgagctgttcagtttgtgctgaaagttttactaaaaagagcagtttgactcgacacatgagaacacacacaggagaaaaaacatttatttgttcagtttgtggcaaaagcttttctcaaaatagcattttgactgaacacatgagaacacacacaggagaaaaaccatataagtgttcaatgtgtggcaaaagcttttctgttaagagcaatttgactaaacacatgagaacacacacaggtgaaaaaccatttaattgttcagtttgtggcaaaagattttctcaaaatagctgtttgactcgacacatgagaacacacacaggagaaaaaccatgtacatgttcagtttgtggcaaaagcttttctcaaaatagctatttgattaaacacatgagaacacacacaggtgaaaaaccatttcattgttcagtttgtggcaacagcttttctcaaaatagcaatctgagtcaacacatgagaacacacacaggagaaaaaacatgtaattgttcagtttgtggcaaaagcttttctgttaagagtaatttgactgaacacatgagaacacacacaggtgaaaaaccatttaattgttcagtttgttgcaaaagcttttctgttaagagtaatttgactgaacacatgagaacacacataggtgaaaaaacatttaattgttcagtttgtggcaaaagcttttctgttaagagcaATTTGACtgagcacatgagaacacacactggagtaAAACCAttaaattgttcagtttgtggtacaaGCTTTTCTCATAACGGCTCTTTgtggcgacacatgagaacacacgctggagaaaaatcatttagttgttcagtgtgctgtaaaaggttccaaCATAAagcagacgcagtaaaacacacaagaacacacaagggaaaataa
- the LOC133632506 gene encoding zinc finger protein OZF-like isoform X1 — protein sequence MHSVLPSSAAALRSSAVRTRHAPANQHPTHLALMRDDSIRTFDADSSSSERRSARNVQQLISNPEEVSPQLGGSSTLKQETPQPPCIKKEEEELCITQEGECLLGREEADYTKFPLSILSVKTEDDEEKPQVDNLLAPLSDSEAEDEVEEPLSSDKDCEGDMRTHTDNKHSECSTKKRGKTCLSCSVCAESFTKKSSLTLHMRTHTGEKPFKCSVCDKSFSRNSILTEHMRTHTGEKPFSCSVCGVSFSQNSHLTQHMTTHTGEKPFNCSVCCKSFSVKNNLTQHMRTHTGEKTFNCSVCGKSFYGKSNLTEHMRTHTGEKPFSCTVCGKSFSGKSSLTEHMRTHTGEKPFSCTVCGKSFSSKSNLTKHMTTHTGEKPYKCSVCGKSLSKNSQLTRHMRTHTGEKPFSCSVCCKRFTHNADTVKHIRTHKGK from the exons ATGCATTCCGTGCTTCCCTCTTCTGCGGCAGCGCTCAGAAGCTCCGCTGTGAGGACCAGACACGCCCCCGCGAATCAACACCCAACGCACCTGGCTTTGATGAGGGacgacagtataagaaccttcgacGCTGACTCATCGTCGTCGGAACGTCGCTCTGCTCgca acgtccagcagctgatcagtaatccagaagaagtttcccctcagttaggggggagctccactttgaagcaggagactccacaaccaccctgcattaaaaaggaagaggaggaactctgcatcactcaggagggagagtgtcttctaggacgagaggaagctgattacaccaagtttccactgagtattctctctgtgaagactgaagatgatgaagagaaaccacaagtagacaacctcttagctccactatcagatagtgaggctgaagacgaggttgaagaacctttgagcagcgataaagactgtgaaggtgatatgaggactcacactgacaacaaacactctgaatgctctacaaagaagagaggtaaaacatgtttgagctgctcagtttgtgctgaaagttttactaaaaagagcagtttgactctacacatgagaacacacacaggtgaaaaaccatttaaatgttcagtttgtgataaaagcttttctcgaaatagcattttgactgaacacatgagaacgcacacaggtgaaaaaccatttagttgttcagtttgtggcgtcagcttttctcaaaatagccatttgactcaacacatgacaacacacacaggtgaaaaaccatttaattgttcagtttgttgcaaaagcttttctgttaagaataatttgactcaacacatgagaacacacacaggtgaaaaaacatttaattgttcagtttgtggcaaaagcttttatgGTAAGAgcaatttgactgaacacatgagaacacacacaggtgaaaaaccatttagttgtacagtttgtggcaaaagcttttctggtAAAAgcagtttgactgaacacatgagaacacacacaggtgaaaaaccatttagttgtacagtttgtggcaaaagcttttctagtAAGAGcaatttgactaaacacatgacaacacacacaggtgaaaaaccatataagtgttcagtttgtggcaaaagcttgtcTAAAAATAGCcaattgactcgacacatgagaacacacactggagaaaaaccatttagttgttcagtgtgctgtaaaaggttcacacataatgcagacacagtaaaacacataagaacacacaagggaaaataa